The genomic region CTTCGCCATGCTGACCTCCTCGTGATGGGTCGGATCCGTGTCGCGCGCGGCCTCGCGCCGGTGCACCCACCGGCCGCCCGGCGTAGGGTCCGACCCGCTGATGGTAGTGCGGTCGACCTCCGGGGCCTTCCCCCGGGGCTGTCCGGCATGCGGGCAGCGCCGCTCGACACCCACGCCAGACCCTCCCGTGATTGGATACGTCGGCAGGCACATCGCGAAAAGGGAGGGCCGTGGACATGGCCGAGGAGATCCGCGCCGAGATGGTGGCGAACGTCTGGAAGGTCGTCGCGTCGACGGGCGACACGGTCGCCGAGGGCGACACCTTGGTGATCCTCGAGTCGATGAAGATGGAGATCCCCGTCATCGCCGAGTCCGACGGTGTGGTCCAGCAGCTCGCCGTCAACGAGGGCGACGTCGTGCAGGACGGCGATCTCATCGCGGTGATCGGTTGACCGGCCTGCGGGTCCGGCCCGCCGAGGCGTCCGACTTCCCGGCGGTGGCCCGACTGACAGTGGCCGCGTACGAGGCGGACGGGCAGCTCAAGGGCGAGCACGGGTACGGCGATGTGCTTGCCGACGTGTCGACCCGGGCGGACAGCGGCGAGGTGCTGGTCGCCGTGGACGAGGCGACGGGTGCGGTGCTCGGCTCGGTGACGTTCGTGCTTCCGGGGACCCGCTTCGCCGAGTTGGCCGGGCCGGGCGAGGCGGAATTCCGCATGCTGGCTGTCGACCCGGCGGCCCAGGGCCGTGGTGTCGGCGCGGTGCTGGCTCAGGCGTGCGTCGACCGTGCGACCGAGTTGGGCTGCACGGCGGTCCTGATCTGCGTACGCGCCGGGATGGCCGCACCGGCGCATCGGCTCTACGAGCGGCTGGGCTTCGTCCGGGTGCCCGAGAAGGACTGGTCGCCGCTGCCGGGCGTCGACCTTCTCGGCCTGCGCCTCGATCTCCGCCGCAGCTGATTCACCCGCTCTAACCGGGCGGTTCAGTGCTGCGGGTCGCTTGCTGGGCCGCGCCCGGGTCGGGTTGTTCGCTGATGCTGGCCAGCAGTTCGTCGGCGACTTCCAGGGCGATCCGTCGGCGCTCGTCGTTGGTGATGTCCGGCGTACGGACCGCGAACCAACTGCTGTGCACCGCGAACAGCGACAGCGCCGCGCGCAGTTGAGCGGTGGGGGAGTCGTCGCCCCGGCAGAGCGCGTAGGCCAGACGCATCATCCGGCTCCGCAGCTGCTGGCCGGCGGCAACGCTCTTCAGCACTGTCTGGTTCTGCTCGAAGAAACGCATCACCGACGGCTGCTCGCCGCCGAACATCGTGTCGGCGTACCGGGAGATCAGCTCGCGCCGGGTGTCGAGGGTCGCGGGCTGCTCATCGGCCCAGGCGATCAGCGCGTCCATCCGCTCCAGCCGCTCCTCGACGAAGCTGGCGACGATGTCGTCCTTGCTCTTGAAGTGGTAGTAGAGCGCGGCCTTTGTGACGTTGAGGCGCTCGGCGATCTCGCGCAGTGACGTCTTCTCGTACCCCTGCTCGGTGAAGAGCTCCAACGCGACGGCCTTGATGCGTTCCCGGGTGCCGCCTGTGCTCTCCCTCACCATGACTCTCCAAATCACTTGACCCTAGCTGGCACCCAACTCACCGTCCGGCTAGTAAGCTGACTGACCGGTCGGCAAGTAAGTTAGGCGAGCACTTCGGGGGAGCTTACCGATGAGCCAGAGGACCGAGACCAGCGCACGACCCAACGTCCGGGTCGTCTTATTCGGGCTGATGATCGCGATGATGCTCGCGATGCTCGACAACATGATCGTCAGCACCGCGCTCCCGAGGATCGTCGGTGAGTTCGGCGGCCTCAACCACTTCACCTGGGTCGTCACCGCGTACGTCCTGGGCACCACCGTCTCGACCCCGATCTGGGGAAAGCTCGGTGACCTGTACGGCCGCAAGTCGGTCTTCCTGACCTCGGTCGGCATCTTCCTGCTCGGCTCGGCCCTCTGCGGCATGGCCGGCTCCGCGATGCTGGGCGGCCCGCAGGACGGCATGGTGCAGCTCATCGCCTTCC from Micromonospora profundi harbors:
- a CDS encoding biotin/lipoyl-binding carrier protein — encoded protein: MDMAEEIRAEMVANVWKVVASTGDTVAEGDTLVILESMKMEIPVIAESDGVVQQLAVNEGDVVQDGDLIAVIG
- a CDS encoding GNAT family N-acetyltransferase, translating into MTGLRVRPAEASDFPAVARLTVAAYEADGQLKGEHGYGDVLADVSTRADSGEVLVAVDEATGAVLGSVTFVLPGTRFAELAGPGEAEFRMLAVDPAAQGRGVGAVLAQACVDRATELGCTAVLICVRAGMAAPAHRLYERLGFVRVPEKDWSPLPGVDLLGLRLDLRRS
- a CDS encoding TetR/AcrR family transcriptional regulator translates to MVRESTGGTRERIKAVALELFTEQGYEKTSLREIAERLNVTKAALYYHFKSKDDIVASFVEERLERMDALIAWADEQPATLDTRRELISRYADTMFGGEQPSVMRFFEQNQTVLKSVAAGQQLRSRMMRLAYALCRGDDSPTAQLRAALSLFAVHSSWFAVRTPDITNDERRRIALEVADELLASISEQPDPGAAQQATRSTEPPG